DNA from Sulfitobacter albidus:
TCGAGCTCTATTGCACCGCCGACCGCCTGCCGGGCGATGGCGCGATCTGTCAGGGTCTGGGCCAAATGTTCAGCCAGATCGGCATTACCACGGATGTGAACGCGATCAGCAAGACCGTCTATTTCCCCGCGCAGGCGCGGCTGGAATACTCGGTGTTCATGAACGGCTGGGGCACCCTCACGGGGGAGGCATCCTACACGCTGGGCAGCCTTGCACACTCCAACAACCCGGATGTCAAACTCGGCGCGTTCAACCGGATCGAGTACAAGAACGACAAGGTGGATGAGCTGATGCAGGCCGGGGCCACCATGCTGGACGCCGACGAACGCCGCGCGACCTATGAGGAAGCGATGGAGCTGACCATGGCCGACCGTGCCTATATCTCGATCGTGCAGCTGCAAACGGTCTGGGGCGCCAAGGCCGGCGCGCTGGAGTTCGATCCGCGCTTTGACGAGGACACGCTCGCGTTCTTCGTGAAGCCCGCCGAATAAGCACGCTATCGGGGCGGGCCGCAATGCTGGCCCGCCTTTCCCCCGCATATCCCCTAAAGGACGCCCCCCATGCTCGGCTTTGTGATCCAGCGGCTGTTGCAGGCCATCGCCGTGATGGCCGTGATGTCGGTGATCGTGTTTTTTGGCGTCTACGCCATCGGCAACCCGGTCGATATCGTGATCCCGCCCGACGCCACGCAGGAAATCCGGGAGGAGGCGATCCGCCGTCTGGGCCTCGACCGCCCCGTGTGGGAGCAATACGGGATCTTTGTCGTAAACTTGCTGCAGGGCGATTTCGGCCGCAGTTTCATCTATAACGAGCCGGTCCTGCAGCTGATCGGCGGGCGCCTTCCCGCCACGCTTGAGCTGGTATTGATCTCGGTCGTTTCGGCCACCGTGCTGGGCGTGAGCCTCGGGATCTACGCGGGCTACCGCCCCGACGGCTGGCTGAGCAAGACGATCATGGCCGTGTCGATCCTGGGCTTTTCGGTGCCGTCCTTCTGGGTCGGGCTGATCCTCATTCTGACCTTCGCGGTCTCGCTGGGCTGGCTGCCCGCGGGCGGGCGCGGAGAGACGGTGGAGCTTTGGGGCATCCGCTGGTCCTTCCTCACCATCGACGGGTTGAGCCACATCGTCCTGCCGGCCGTGAACCTCGCCCTGTTCAAATTCGCCATGATGATCCGCCTCGCGCGGGCCGGGACGCGGGAAATCATGCTGACCGACACGGTGAAATTCGCCCGTGCCGCGGGCATTTCCGAGCGTGTCATCCTGCGCCGGCACCTTTTGAAACTCATCTCGATCCCGATCATCACTGTCTTTGGGCTTGAACTCGGATCAACCCTCGCCTTTGCCGTGGTGACCGAGACGATTTTCAGCTGGCCGGGTGTCGGCAAGCTGATCATCGACAGCATCGCCGTGCTCGACCGGCCCGTGATGGTCGCCTATCTCATCCTGATCGCGCTTTTGTTCGTGACCATTAATTTTGTTGTGGATCTGGTCTTTGCCCTGATCGATCCGCGCCTGCGCACAAAGGCCGCCGCATGAGCACATCCACCCCCTTGGCCGTTTCTGGGCCGAATTTCGCGAAAACAAGATCGCCGTCGGCGCGCTGATCGTCTGCGGCCTGATGATCGCGCTGGCGGTGTTCGCGCCGCTGGTGTCGCCGCAGAACCCTTATGATCTGGGCAATCTGAGCCTGATGGACAGCCGCCGCCCGCCGGGCTTCGTGGGCTCGGGCGGCTATACGCATCTGCTGGGCACCGACCCGCAGGGGCGCGACCTGCTGAGCGCGATCTTCTACGGGCTGCGCATCTCGATCCAGATCGGCATCGCTGCGGGGGTCGTGGCGCTGAGCATCGGCACAGCACTTGGCATCACGGCGGCCTATTTCGGCGGGCGGATCGAGACGCTGATCATGCGCATTGTCGATCTGCAACTGAGCTTTCCCGCGATCCTGCTGGCGCTGGTGCTGGTGGCCCTTCTGGGGCAGGGCAAGGGGCAGCTCATTGGTGCGCTGGTCGCAGCGCAATACGCCTATTTCGCGCGCACCGCCTACGGCGCGGCAAAGTCCGAGCGGCGCAAGGATTACGTCGAGGCCGCCCTTGCCACCCCGCTGAAATCGCGCGTGGTGATCCTGCGCCATATCCTGCCCAACTGCATGCCGCCGCTGATCGTGGTCGCCACCGTGCAGATCGCCAATTCCATCTCGCTCGAGGCGACGCTGAGCTTTCTGGGCCTTGGCC
Protein-coding regions in this window:
- a CDS encoding ABC transporter permease; its protein translation is MLGFVIQRLLQAIAVMAVMSVIVFFGVYAIGNPVDIVIPPDATQEIREEAIRRLGLDRPVWEQYGIFVVNLLQGDFGRSFIYNEPVLQLIGGRLPATLELVLISVVSATVLGVSLGIYAGYRPDGWLSKTIMAVSILGFSVPSFWVGLILILTFAVSLGWLPAGGRGETVELWGIRWSFLTIDGLSHIVLPAVNLALFKFAMMIRLARAGTREIMLTDTVKFARAAGISERVILRRHLLKLISIPIITVFGLELGSTLAFAVVTETIFSWPGVGKLIIDSIAVLDRPVMVAYLILIALLFVTINFVVDLVFALIDPRLRTKAAA
- a CDS encoding ABC transporter permease → MAVGALIVCGLMIALAVFAPLVSPQNPYDLGNLSLMDSRRPPGFVGSGGYTHLLGTDPQGRDLLSAIFYGLRISIQIGIAAGVVALSIGTALGITAAYFGGRIETLIMRIVDLQLSFPAILLALVLVALLGQGKGQLIGALVAAQYAYFARTAYGAAKSERRKDYVEAALATPLKSRVVILRHILPNCMPPLIVVATVQIANSISLEATLSFLGLGLPVTEPSLGMLISNGFPYMMSGRYWISIYPGIALIILIVAINIVGDQVRDQFNPRLRK